The following proteins are encoded in a genomic region of Ignavibacteria bacterium:
- a CDS encoding AAA family ATPase: MNIQLFAEIAVGSVSNRNIVVPYDDIPQYIKPNTEVYRSFYLFDERIKDHFNSGRKTPEGYIYEYYIPHLIIDLDRKNLTYELFLEQLKDLLNYLIKDFNLEDNYRVFYSGTGFHIHFPDIFGLTPSKDLPEIVRESMEYYFNRYNIDTKIYHKRALIRVPFSYNKKTGLYKVYLTEEDLYTKSIEEIQAKAKEFGILPVKRLEPVSTTVIAIKPQEKPITLSTQMSIEPSNIVTCMQKLYNRGEVIGTRHESVLRLASWLMRNGVPIEGAIAMLEKYTPSLDKYELRRTVLNVYEKKYMYGCDDKVMKQYCDSRCIFYIKKNYLTEVATPNEVENFYKRFISGNYLDAAINLKDIIPDIPNDFQLIPGNMIGLIGDTGINKSALMQGLSIHFQKHGSVLYINTEMSDIEMYERFIMIAFDMTREQVRGYYQINSNSLSNTIKNILYTRTTPSFNDLKDIIIRLRPKVVIIDVIDDIFTQKLTLKDEEYMYMELKNLAKQYNFILFLVHHISKSGATVPTFLNKHSGKGSSAFEQKCDVVLGLIGNSTDAERTLKVLKGRSHPPFEIKLTVQPNYKFKEIDIWQP; this comes from the coding sequence ATGAACATACAATTATTTGCCGAAATTGCTGTAGGAAGTGTAAGTAATCGTAATATAGTAGTTCCATACGATGATATACCTCAGTATATAAAACCTAATACAGAGGTATATCGATCATTTTATCTCTTTGATGAAAGAATAAAAGATCATTTTAACAGCGGTAGAAAGACACCTGAAGGATATATTTACGAATATTACATACCGCATTTAATAATTGATCTTGATAGAAAGAATTTAACTTATGAATTATTTTTAGAACAGTTAAAAGATTTATTAAACTATTTAATCAAAGATTTTAATTTAGAAGACAATTATAGAGTTTTTTACTCTGGTACTGGTTTCCATATTCATTTTCCTGATATATTTGGATTAACTCCTTCTAAAGATTTACCTGAAATAGTAAGAGAGAGCATGGAATATTATTTCAATAGATATAATATCGATACCAAAATTTATCATAAAAGAGCTTTAATTAGAGTACCATTTAGTTATAACAAAAAAACTGGTTTATATAAGGTTTATTTAACAGAAGAAGATTTGTATACTAAAAGTATTGAAGAAATTCAGGCAAAAGCTAAAGAGTTTGGTATTTTGCCAGTAAAAAGATTAGAGCCTGTAAGTACTACTGTTATTGCTATTAAACCCCAAGAAAAACCTATTACTCTTTCTACTCAAATGTCTATTGAGCCTTCTAATATTGTCACTTGTATGCAAAAACTATATAATAGAGGTGAAGTAATAGGGACGAGACACGAAAGTGTATTAAGACTTGCTTCATGGTTAATGAGGAATGGGGTTCCTATAGAGGGTGCAATAGCAATGTTAGAAAAGTATACTCCTAGTTTAGACAAATATGAATTAAGAAGAACTGTACTTAATGTTTATGAAAAGAAATACATGTATGGATGTGACGATAAAGTAATGAAACAATATTGTGATAGTAGGTGCATATTCTACATTAAAAAGAATTATTTAACAGAAGTAGCTACACCAAATGAAGTAGAAAATTTTTATAAGCGTTTTATTAGTGGCAATTACTTAGATGCTGCTATTAACCTTAAAGATATTATTCCTGATATTCCTAATGATTTTCAATTAATTCCTGGGAATATGATAGGATTAATTGGAGATACTGGTATTAATAAGTCTGCTCTTATGCAAGGTTTATCAATTCATTTTCAAAAACATGGCTCTGTACTATATATCAATACAGAAATGAGTGATATAGAAATGTATGAAAGATTTATTATGATAGCTTTTGATATGACAAGAGAACAAGTAAGAGGATATTATCAAATTAACAGCAATAGTTTAAGCAATACAATTAAGAATATTCTTTATACTAGAACTACTCCAAGTTTTAATGACTTGAAGGATATAATTATTAGACTTAGACCTAAAGTAGTTATAATTGATGTTATAGATGATATTTTTACTCAGAAATTAACGTTAAAAGATGAAGAGTATATGTATATGGAATTGAAGAATTTAGCTAAACAATATAACTTTATTCTATTTTTGGTACATCATATAAGTAAATCTGGAGCTACTGTGCCTACGTTTTTAAATAAACATTCGGGTAAAGGTAGTTCAGCATTTGAACAAAAATGTGATGTAGTATTAGGATTGATTGGTAACAGTACTGATGCAGAGAGAACATTAAAAGTTTTGAAGGGTAGAAGTCATCCTCCATTTGAAATAAAATTAACAGTTCAGCCAAACTATAAGTTTAAGGAGATAGATATATGGCAACCATGA
- a CDS encoding AAA family ATPase: MGYLDNIVKDKINVNPAKLFLYSHTKVGKTTLASKLPNALIIDTEDGSNFITGNVFNLREVLRNNPDKRHYNILYELANELKAVKQSGKLNIEYVVIDTVTALQDIAEDYATDMYKATALGKNFKGRSVLELPQGAGYYWLRKAFSNIYSWYEGIGKCLILLGHIKLASILKDGKELSARDIELVGKLKQIVTADCDAIGYLYRDKNEPNKVIVSFKTELQDLATGARPPHLRNQEFVISELMPDGNIVAHWDKIFINN; this comes from the coding sequence ATGGGATATTTAGATAACATAGTTAAAGATAAAATCAATGTAAATCCTGCTAAACTTTTCTTATATTCGCATACCAAAGTAGGTAAAACTACTTTAGCAAGCAAACTACCTAATGCTTTAATAATCGATACCGAAGATGGTAGTAATTTCATTACTGGTAATGTTTTTAATCTAAGAGAAGTATTAAGAAATAATCCAGATAAAAGGCACTACAATATTCTTTATGAGTTAGCCAATGAGCTGAAGGCCGTTAAACAAAGTGGTAAATTGAATATCGAATATGTTGTAATCGATACTGTAACAGCATTACAAGATATTGCAGAAGATTATGCAACTGATATGTATAAAGCTACTGCGTTAGGAAAAAATTTCAAAGGTAGAAGTGTACTAGAGCTTCCACAAGGAGCTGGTTATTATTGGTTAAGAAAAGCATTTTCAAATATCTATAGCTGGTATGAAGGTATAGGTAAATGTTTAATACTTCTTGGTCATATAAAATTGGCTTCAATTCTTAAAGATGGTAAAGAGTTATCAGCAAGGGATATTGAGTTGGTAGGTAAATTAAAACAAATAGTTACTGCCGATTGTGATGCAATTGGTTATCTATATAGAGATAAAAATGAACCTAACAAAGTGATTGTAAGTTTTAAAACTGAACTTCAAGATTTAGCTACTGGTGCTAGACCTCCACATTTAAGAAACCAAGAATTTGTAATTTCAGAGTTAATGCCTGATGGCAATATAGTTGCCCATTGGGATAAAATATTCATAAACAATTAA